From Campylobacter showae:
TTAAATTTACTCCCAAAAGCGCGTCAAATTTGCGCCTGCTACGCTTCTTTGCAAAACTCCTCCACTAGCTTTCTAACCTCGTTTATGCCGATTTGCCAAAACGCAGCGTTTTCTATATCAAAGCCAAACATCCCGACCAGCTCTTTTGGCGAGCGCGAACCGCCCGCGCTTAAAAACTCGGTGTAAATTTGCACGAAATTTTCGCATTTGCCGCTTTTATAAAGCCCGAAAATCGCCAGCACCAAAAGCTGCGCGTACGAGTAGGCATAGCAGTAAAACGGCGTATGGATAAAGTGCGGGATGTAGCTCCACCAAATTTTGTAGTAGTCGTTTAGCGTGACGCTTGACCCAAACATCTTTGCGCTCTCTTCGAGCCAAATTTTATTTAGCTCCTCGGCGCTGATCTCGCCCTCGTGAGCGTGGACTCGGCGCTCAAAGGTCGTGAAGTTTATCTGGCGATAGAGCGTGGCGAAGATATCCTCGATCTTGCCCGCGAGTAGGGCAGTTTTTTCTCTGCCTTTTAGCGTGCTTTTGATGTGATCGAAAACCAGCATCTCGCAAAAGACCGATGCCGTCTCCGCCGTAGTTAGCGGCGTGTCGGCGTTTAGAAATCCTACGCTTTCATAGGCTAGATTTTGATGCGCGGCGTGGCCTAACTCGTGCGCTAGGGTAAAAAGATCCCGCCTCTCGTCGGTGTGATTTAAAAGCACGTAAGGATGGGCCTTTGCGACGCCTGACTGCGAAAAGGCGCCGCCTCGTTTATTTTCGGCAGGATAAACGTCGATCCAGCCCTCTTTAAACGCGCGAGCGGCTATATCGCCGAATTTTGGACTAAATTTGGAAAAGGTCTCGAGCACGATTTTTTTGCACTCTTCAAATTTATAAACGCTCTTACTCTCGCCCAGCGGCGCGTATCTATCGTAGTCGTAAAGCTTTTTAAAACCTAAAATTTTGCGCTTTTTCTCATAAAATTTAATCGGCAGATCAAAGCTCGTCTCGGCCGCCTTTATGAGCGCGTCCACGCTAGCTTTGGTCGTTTGGTTTGAGAAATGCCGCGGGCTTTCGGGTAGGTCGAATTTCCGCAGTTCGCAGCTAGTTTTTAGGCTGGTTTTTATCATATTATAGATGTAGCTAAGCAGATGCTGCTGCGGCGCTAGGCCGCCAGAGAGGCTCTTTGCGGCCGCCTTTCGCTCGGCGCGGTCTGGGCTGTGAAGCTTGGATAAAATCTCCTCTTCGCCTAGCATCTTGCCTTTAAATTTAAACTTAAGCGCGCTTAGCGTCTCGTCAAAAAGCCGCGAGAAGCCCTCCGCGCCCGTGTTTGCCGTGCGGAGTAAAATTTGCTCCTCTTTTAGGCTTAGCTGGTGGGCTTTTTCTTTTGCGATACTATCTAGATAGTAGCCAAGTCTCGCGCTTTTGGCGATGATTTTGTTTTGTCTGGCTTCGTCAAATTCGTTAAATTTAAGCTCGAAAAAGAGCAGATGATTTTGCGCCTTTGAGCTAAGCTCGTCAAATTTAGCGTAAAACGCACCCTTTGAGGTATCTTTTGAAAAAACTAGGCTCACGTAAATTTGCACGCGAGCGATGTTTTCTAGTAAATTTTCATACTCGTTAAGCGCGGCAAAAAACTCCTCGTCGCTTAAATTTAAAAATTTATCCGAGTATTTGGCTTCAAATTTTTCGCACTCGTTTTGTAACAAAAGAGCCGAAATCTCCAGCTCTTTTTCGTTTTTAAAAAGCGGGGTCAAGTCCCAAACGTTCATTTTGCGGCCTTAAATTTACTCTATGGTCTCTGAAGCTACGGCGGTGAAAAGCACGTCTGAGGCGCTATTTACGGCTGTTTCTACCGAGTCTTGGATCACGCCGATGATAAATCCTACGCCGACAACCTGCATCGCGATGTCGTTACCGATACCAAATAGCGCGCAAGCAAGCGGCACTAGCAGTAGCGAGCCGCCAGCGACGCCGGAAGCTCCGCAAGCGCCCAGAGCCGAGATAAAGCAAAGCAGTAACGCGTCGCCAAAATCAACGGTGATAGACGGGATCGAGTTTACCGCCGCAAGCGCCAAGATACCGATAGTTACGGCTGCGCCGCCCATGTTTATTGTAGCTCCTAGCGGGATCGAGATTGAGTAGAGCTCCTCTTTTAGCCCTAGTTTTTTGCAAAGCGCCATATTTACCGGGATATTTGCCGCAGACGAGCGAGTGAAAAACGCCGTAACCGCGCTCTCTCTAACGCAAGTCATCACTAATGGATAAGGGTTTTTCTTAGTAACTACAAACACCATCGCAGGGTAAACGACGAAGGAAACGAAAGCCATCGCGCCCACTAGAACGAGGATTAGTTTTAGGTAGCCCGCAAGCGCCTCAAAGCCTGTCTCGTGGATGCTGATAGTAACTAGGCCAAAGATACCAAATGGCGCTAGGCGGATGATAAATCTAACGATTTTAGTCACGCCGTCGCTGACATCTTGGAATACTTTTTTAGTTTCTTGCGTGCAAAATCTCATCGCAATACCGCCGCCCACGGCCCAAGTGATGATGCCTATGTAGTTGCCGCTAGAAAGCGCGCTGATAGGGTTTTGAACCATCTTAAAGATGAGGTCTTTTAAGACATCGACGATACCTTGCGGAGCACTCATATTTGCGCTTTCTACGCCTTTTAGCACGAGCTCCATCGGGAAAAGAAAGCTAGCGACAACCGCAACTACTGCAGCTAGAAAAGTGCCGACTAGGTAAAGCGTAACTACCTTTTGCATACCTTTTGCGTGGCCGAATTCTTTTACGATGATAGACGTCGCAACTAGTACGAAAACTAGGATAGGCGCGATAGCTTTAAGCGCGCCGACAAAGAGGTTGCCCAAAACGGCGATGGAGTTTGCGACCGAATTTGCCACGTCGGTTAGGTCTTTTTTTGCTGCGGCTAATTGCGCTGCGTCGCTCACGCCTTTTGCGATTAGCTCGTTATAAGGAGCCGCCTGATAGTGTGTCCAAAAGCCGATAACGGCGCCTAGAGCTATGCCGATCAAAATTTGAACGATCAAATTTCCGTCGGCGAACCTTTTTGCCAGTTTGCTAAACATTCTAGTGTCCTTGCCTTAAAATTTAATTTTAGTTTAGGATTATAGCCGAATTTACGCGGAATTTACAAGCTTTGAGCGAGATTAATTTGAATTTTATTATGAAATGTTACAATTGCGAGATTAATTTTCATAAAGGAAAAGTATGTATTTATTTACTTCAGAGGTTGTGAGCCCGGGCCACCCGGATAAATGCGCCGACATCATCGCCGACAGTATCGTCGATACGATCTTGATGCAAGATCCAAACGGCCGCGTCGCTAGCGAAGTTTTCGTCGCGGGTAAAAACATTATAATAGGCGGAGAGATAAACTCTAAAGTCAAGTTAAGCTTTAAAGACTACGAAGGTATCGTTAAAAACGCACTGGCTAAGATCGGCTACGACGGTAAGTCTAAATTTACCAGAGAGCAGTGCCTGCACCCAGACGACGTCGAGATAAAAATCTGCATAAATCAGCAAAGTGCGGATATAAACCAAGGCGTCGATCAAGAAGGCGGCGAGATAGGCGCCGGGGATCAGGGCATAATGTTTGGCTTTGCTAGCTGCGAAGCGAACGAATATATGCCTGCAGCCATAACATACGCCAGAATGCTTTGCGATAAGGTTTATAAATTTGCCAAAGCTAATCCCGATAAACTCGGCGTCGATATCAAAACTCAGGTCACGGTAGACTACGGCACCAAAGACAACTTTGAAAGCTGCAAGCCGCAAAGCATCCATACTATCGTAGTTTCGGCCCCTTGTGTCGAGACGATGAAGATCGAGGAGCTGCGCGCTCTAGTGCAAACTCTCATCGACGATGCAGGCTTGCCAAAGGGCCTATATGACAAGAGCAAAACGCTCATCTACATCAATCCGACCGGCCGCTACGTAAATCACAGCTCGCTTCACGACAGCGGACTAACCGGCCGCAAACTCATCGTGGATAGTTTTGGCGGATATAGCCCGATAGGCGGCGGCGCGCAAAGCAGCAAGGACTACACGAAAGTCGATCGCAGCGGTCTTTATGCGGCGCGCTGGATAGCTAAAAATATCGTTGCTGCGGGCCTTGCTAAAAAATGCATCGTCCAGCTAAGCTACGCTATCGGTATGGCAAAGCCTACCTCTGTTAGCGTCGATACGATGGGCACGCAGATCGCCGGCGTAAACGACGATATGCTGTCAAATTTCGTTAGCGAAAATTTCGCCCTCACTCCGCGCTGGATCACGAACAAATTCGGCCTGGATAAACCCGGCAAAGATACGTTTTTATACGCTAAAGTAGCAGCCAAAGGTCAAGTCGGAAACGCCAAATATCCGTGGGAAAAGCTTGATGCGGTTGATACTTTCAAGGCTTTGATTAAATAATCTCTCAAGCCCGCTAAATTTAACGCGGGCTTAAATTTACCCTCAAATTTAAGGCTTCGTATGAAATTTCGTCCCGCTTTACGTCTTAAATTTTACTCCAAAAACCGCGCGACAAATTTTAAAGAGAATTAAAATGCAAACGGCAACAAACCAAAACGGTGTAAACAAGACGCTCGGACTCTTTTTGCTCGGGCTTTGCGCTTTTTATTTTATTTGCGCGTTAGGTATTTTTGTGTTGCCTTTTGACGTTCTGGCTCGCTCCTTTTTGGCCAGGGATTTCGTGGAAGCTATGCTTAAAATTTACCCCGCAGTAGAGCGAGCCTTTACTCATACCGATTTTACTCAAAAAGCCGCACTTTATATCGCTTATATGGGGGTTGTCAAGGTCATCACGCTTGTTGTTTACATGGGTTGCTTTTTGTGTCATAGGGCCGGTAGGGTCGCCATGGCAAAGGCCGTAAAAAAACAAAGTGTCGCAAGCAGAGCATTTGTTTCTATTTTTGGTATTTTTGCTACGGTATTGACGATAAATTTGGACTTTCACGGCACCTATATCGGTTATCGCAATCCAAGATACTCGCCTGAATACGAATGGGTGTTGAGGTCTCCCAGCGAGCTGTTTTGGCAGATGACGATTGATTTTATATTTTTGATTATTGTGGCAGCTTGCATATTTTACGTAGCGTTGCAAATTCGGTTGCTATTTCGCAAACGCAAAAACGCCTAAATTTAGCAAATTTATCTGAAAAATTTATCGAGTAAGCCTTGTTTTGGCGTGATTATCTCAGACGGCGAACCGTTTACGCTGTGATAGATTGCTTTGTTGTATTTCGTCGCGTAGTATTTGATTAAATTTCGCTGTAAAAAGGACTCGGTGCTAGGCACGAACCAGCCGTTATTAGTAACCGCGATCATTACGTCAAATTCGCCCTCAAATAGCTCGTCCCGCGTCGCTTCGTAGCAGATCGCGTTTCTGATTTTTACGCCATCTATCTCGTAGTCGCTAGGAGCGCTCGCCGTCTCAAAATCCTTCGCGCCGCCAAAAAATATCTTATTTATCAAATCTCGCGCAAATGCCGGTAGCGGGATCTCCTCGCCAAAGGGCACGAGGATAAATTTATCCAGCCGCCGCACCTTACCGCGGTCAAAGAAAAACGCCGAGTTGTAGTTGGCGCCGTTTTCGCGAGCTAGCGCGCCCGCGACGATAGCGATTTTTTGCGATTTTTCCAGTAGTTCGGAGATGAGATTTCGCTCGTGCGTCATATAGACGGGAAAGGCGCTCTCAGGCAAAATAACCGCCCTAAATCCCGCGTTTATCGCCTCATCTATGATGGCTAAATTTTGATTTATAAATTCGTTTTTTAGCTGCTTTTGCCACTTTAGCTCTTGCGGAACCTCGGTGTTTGCGAGCTTTATTTCAAAAGGCAGAGTTTTAAAATTTGGCGTACCATACTGCACTGCGCAGGCTAAAAGCACGCCAAAAGCGATAAATTTGAAGCGGTTTTTGACGTAAAACAGGCACAAAATCGCGGCGAAAATAAACGCAAGGGCGAGCAAATTTGGCGCAAAAATTCCCGGCACGAAAACGGCTTCTAAATTTAGCCAATTAAAGCCGAAGGGGTGGATATTTGAAACCAAGATAAGCAGCAAAGCCTTTAGCCAAATTTGAGCCGGGATGCCCGCTATCAAAAACAGCGCGCCGTAAATTAGCCCGATAGCTAAAATCTCAAGCGGGATGAGGTAGCTAAGCTCGTAATAAACGAGGCTAAAGCTGATCCAGTAAAACCAAATAATCCCGATAAAAAATCCCGTCCAAAAAAAGCTGCAACGGTCAAATTTGAGTAGCAAATAAAAGCCCGCGATCGAAAAAAACGGCGAGATAAAATTTAAAATTTCGCCGCCTAAAACGTCGGCTAGTATAAAATTTGAGATTAAAATCGCGCCAACAAAGGCTTTTATTATAATTTTAGTGCTAAAATAGGGGCTTAAAATTTTTTTTATCAAGGAACCCCATGCAAGAAGGAAATTTCGTAGCTTCATTATTGTTTCCAGTTGTGCTTTTCGCGATATTTTATTTTTTGGTTATCAGACCGCAGCAAAAACAGCAAAAAGCTCATGCCGCGATGCTAGCCGCACTCGAAAAAGGCGACAAGATCATAACTAGCGGCGGACTAATCTGCGAGGTGATAAAACCGGAAGAGGATTTTATCAGAGTTAAGCTTAACGACGACGTAATTGTGCGCGTTTCACGCGAATTTGTCGCAAGAAAAATAGAAAAAACAGAGACGAAAGCAAATGCGTAACGGCAAAATAACGTATAGGCTGATCATCTTTGCTCTGGCTTTGATTTTCGGCATTATCTTTTCCGCGCCGTCGTTTACGGACAAGCTGGGCGGGTCTAAAATCAGTCTAGGGCTTGATTTGCAGGGTGGACTTCATATGCTTCTTGGCGTTGAGACCGAGGAGGCCGTGCACTCAAAGATCAAGTCGATAGCCGCTAGTGTGAACTATTTTGCGAAAAAAGAGGACGTTTTGATCGATAGCTTTAAGATTCGCGAGGATAAGGTGGACTTTGAGCTACTAGACGCGGACGAAGCCGCTAAAATCGACGGCATGCTAAAAGACATCAAGGGTCTTAACGTACAAAAAGACGGTCTAAAATACTCTGTCGGTCTAACTGACGCGGAGAAGGCCGAAACTATCGAATACGCGATAAATCAAGCGGTAGAAACTATCAGAAACCGACTCGATCAGTTCGGTCTAGCCGAGCCTACGGTAGCAAGACAGGGCAAGGATAATATCCTAGTCGAGCTTCCTGGCATCAAAACGGCGGCTGATGAGCAGCGAGCACGCGATCTCATCGCAAAAGCCGCACACCTCCAGCTAATGGCCGTCGATGAAAAGCGCCAGTCGCAGGCAAACTCTATGAGCGAGGCCGAGGCTGAGAGCTACGGCGACATCGTCTATCCGGACGTCAAAAACGAGCAGATAAAATACGTCGTAAAAAACATCCCCGTACTTGACGGCGCGATGCTAACGGACGCTAGAGTCGCCTTTGATCAGCGCACGAACTCGCCTATCATCAGCTTTACTTTAAACGCCGAGGGAGCTAGAATTTTCGGCGATTTTACCGGCGCAAACGTCGGCAAACGCCTAGCTATCGTGCTTGACGGTAGGGTTTACTCGGCTCCGTCGATAAACGAGAGAATCGGCGGCGGAAGCGGCCAGATAAGCGGCGGATTTAGCGTCGAGGAGGCTCACGACGTAGCTATCGCTCTTAGAAGCGGCGCTCTTTTAGCTCCGGTAAAAATGCTAGAAAAACGAAGCGTAGGACCGAGCCTGGGTGCAGATAGCATAAGGCAATCTATGATCGCGCTTGCGTCGGCTTCGGTTTTGGTTGTGCTGTTTATGATAGCTTATTACGGATTTAGCGGCATTTTGGCAAATATAGCGCTTGTCGCAAATATCTTGATACTAGTCGCCGTGATGGCGATGTTCGGCGCGGCTTTAACGCTACCGGGAATGGCCGGTATAGTGCTAACCATCGGTATGGCCGTGGATGCCAACGTCATCATAAACGAGCGTATCAGAGAGCTGCTGCGCGACGGGGCTAGTATCGCAACGAGCGTGAAAAAGGGATACGAAAACGCGATGAGTGCGATCATAGACGCAAATTTGACCACGCTTATCACCTCGGTCGTGCTTTACGCCTACGGTACGGGACCTGTGAAGGGCTTTGCCGTTACTATGGGCATAGGTATCATCGCCTCGATGATAACGGCAATCTTGGGTACTCACGGTATGTTTGATACGATTATAAATAAAATAGAAAAAAGCGGTAACACGCGGTTTTGGTTCGGTTATAAAAGGGTATAAATGCAATTTTTCTCAAAGGCACATGTTTATGATTTTATGAGCAAGCGCTACATCGCGCTCGCCGTCTCTGCCGTGCTGTTTTTCGGTTCGCTTTTTTTGATGGCGACGAAAGGTTTTAACTACGGCATCGACTTTTCGGGCGGTACGCTCATTCAGGTGAAATACGATAGCGCGGTCTCGCTAGATAAAATTCGCGCGGCTTTAGCAAAAGACGAAGCCTATAAAAACGCCAGCGTTACGGAATTTGGCTCAGCGGAAGAAGTTACGATTAGATTTTCGGGAGCAAACTCAAATTTAGGTAGCGACGTCGGAGCTAGCGTA
This genomic window contains:
- a CDS encoding M3 family oligoendopeptidase yields the protein MNVWDLTPLFKNEKELEISALLLQNECEKFEAKYSDKFLNLSDEEFFAALNEYENLLENIARVQIYVSLVFSKDTSKGAFYAKFDELSSKAQNHLLFFELKFNEFDEARQNKIIAKSARLGYYLDSIAKEKAHQLSLKEEQILLRTANTGAEGFSRLFDETLSALKFKFKGKMLGEEEILSKLHSPDRAERKAAAKSLSGGLAPQQHLLSYIYNMIKTSLKTSCELRKFDLPESPRHFSNQTTKASVDALIKAAETSFDLPIKFYEKKRKILGFKKLYDYDRYAPLGESKSVYKFEECKKIVLETFSKFSPKFGDIAARAFKEGWIDVYPAENKRGGAFSQSGVAKAHPYVLLNHTDERRDLFTLAHELGHAAHQNLAYESVGFLNADTPLTTAETASVFCEMLVFDHIKSTLKGREKTALLAGKIEDIFATLYRQINFTTFERRVHAHEGEISAEELNKIWLEESAKMFGSSVTLNDYYKIWWSYIPHFIHTPFYCYAYSYAQLLVLAIFGLYKSGKCENFVQIYTEFLSAGGSRSPKELVGMFGFDIENAAFWQIGINEVRKLVEEFCKEA
- the sstT gene encoding serine/threonine transporter SstT; protein product: MFSKLAKRFADGNLIVQILIGIALGAVIGFWTHYQAAPYNELIAKGVSDAAQLAAAKKDLTDVANSVANSIAVLGNLFVGALKAIAPILVFVLVATSIIVKEFGHAKGMQKVVTLYLVGTFLAAVVAVVASFLFPMELVLKGVESANMSAPQGIVDVLKDLIFKMVQNPISALSSGNYIGIITWAVGGGIAMRFCTQETKKVFQDVSDGVTKIVRFIIRLAPFGIFGLVTISIHETGFEALAGYLKLILVLVGAMAFVSFVVYPAMVFVVTKKNPYPLVMTCVRESAVTAFFTRSSAANIPVNMALCKKLGLKEELYSISIPLGATINMGGAAVTIGILALAAVNSIPSITVDFGDALLLCFISALGACGASGVAGGSLLLVPLACALFGIGNDIAMQVVGVGFIIGVIQDSVETAVNSASDVLFTAVASETIE
- the metK gene encoding methionine adenosyltransferase — its product is MYLFTSEVVSPGHPDKCADIIADSIVDTILMQDPNGRVASEVFVAGKNIIIGGEINSKVKLSFKDYEGIVKNALAKIGYDGKSKFTREQCLHPDDVEIKICINQQSADINQGVDQEGGEIGAGDQGIMFGFASCEANEYMPAAITYARMLCDKVYKFAKANPDKLGVDIKTQVTVDYGTKDNFESCKPQSIHTIVVSAPCVETMKIEELRALVQTLIDDAGLPKGLYDKSKTLIYINPTGRYVNHSSLHDSGLTGRKLIVDSFGGYSPIGGGAQSSKDYTKVDRSGLYAARWIAKNIVAAGLAKKCIVQLSYAIGMAKPTSVSVDTMGTQIAGVNDDMLSNFVSENFALTPRWITNKFGLDKPGKDTFLYAKVAAKGQVGNAKYPWEKLDAVDTFKALIK
- a CDS encoding apolipoprotein N-acyltransferase is translated as MKLRNFLLAWGSLIKKILSPYFSTKIIIKAFVGAILISNFILADVLGGEILNFISPFFSIAGFYLLLKFDRCSFFWTGFFIGIIWFYWISFSLVYYELSYLIPLEILAIGLIYGALFLIAGIPAQIWLKALLLILVSNIHPFGFNWLNLEAVFVPGIFAPNLLALAFIFAAILCLFYVKNRFKFIAFGVLLACAVQYGTPNFKTLPFEIKLANTEVPQELKWQKQLKNEFINQNLAIIDEAINAGFRAVILPESAFPVYMTHERNLISELLEKSQKIAIVAGALARENGANYNSAFFFDRGKVRRLDKFILVPFGEEIPLPAFARDLINKIFFGGAKDFETASAPSDYEIDGVKIRNAICYEATRDELFEGEFDVMIAVTNNGWFVPSTESFLQRNLIKYYATKYNKAIYHSVNGSPSEIITPKQGLLDKFFR
- the yajC gene encoding preprotein translocase subunit YajC, with translation MQEGNFVASLLFPVVLFAIFYFLVIRPQQKQQKAHAAMLAALEKGDKIITSGGLICEVIKPEEDFIRVKLNDDVIVRVSREFVARKIEKTETKANA
- the secD gene encoding protein translocase subunit SecD produces the protein MRNGKITYRLIIFALALIFGIIFSAPSFTDKLGGSKISLGLDLQGGLHMLLGVETEEAVHSKIKSIAASVNYFAKKEDVLIDSFKIREDKVDFELLDADEAAKIDGMLKDIKGLNVQKDGLKYSVGLTDAEKAETIEYAINQAVETIRNRLDQFGLAEPTVARQGKDNILVELPGIKTAADEQRARDLIAKAAHLQLMAVDEKRQSQANSMSEAEAESYGDIVYPDVKNEQIKYVVKNIPVLDGAMLTDARVAFDQRTNSPIISFTLNAEGARIFGDFTGANVGKRLAIVLDGRVYSAPSINERIGGGSGQISGGFSVEEAHDVAIALRSGALLAPVKMLEKRSVGPSLGADSIRQSMIALASASVLVVLFMIAYYGFSGILANIALVANILILVAVMAMFGAALTLPGMAGIVLTIGMAVDANVIINERIRELLRDGASIATSVKKGYENAMSAIIDANLTTLITSVVLYAYGTGPVKGFAVTMGIGIIASMITAILGTHGMFDTIINKIEKSGNTRFWFGYKRV